A single region of the Arthrobacter sp. zg-Y820 genome encodes:
- the argJ gene encoding bifunctional glutamate N-acetyltransferase/amino-acid acetyltransferase ArgJ — protein MSTTENSTATAADQTAATGITAPAGFRAAGITAGLKASGGRDMALVVNDGPSKAAAAVFTRNRVAAAPVHWSRQVVSDGRADAVILNSGGANACTGPQGFQNTHATAEKTAEVLGLSAADVVVCSTGLIGEQLPMEKILPGVQAAAQALAADGGAAAAEAIMTTDTVAKQSVFTGNGYSIGGMAKGAGMLAPGLATMLVVLTTDAQLPAAGLDAALRAATAVTFDRTDSDGCMSTNDTVLLMASGASGTAPQPDEFTAGLTEVCHSLAQQLITDAEGASHDIAVTTVNAATVADAETASRAVSRSNLFKTAIFGNDPNWGRVLAAVGTTDAAFEPDQLNVTINGVQVCRNGGIGDSRDLVDLRGRKVTVEIDLNAGTHSATIWTNDLTMDYVHENSAYSS, from the coding sequence ATGAGCACCACCGAAAACAGCACGGCAACTGCCGCCGACCAGACAGCAGCCACCGGCATCACCGCTCCGGCCGGCTTCCGCGCCGCCGGCATCACCGCCGGGTTGAAGGCCTCCGGCGGCCGCGACATGGCGCTGGTCGTCAACGACGGGCCCTCCAAGGCCGCAGCCGCCGTCTTCACCCGCAACCGGGTGGCCGCCGCACCCGTGCACTGGTCCCGGCAGGTGGTCTCGGACGGCCGTGCCGACGCCGTGATCCTGAACTCCGGCGGCGCCAACGCCTGCACCGGACCGCAGGGCTTCCAGAACACCCATGCCACCGCCGAGAAAACCGCCGAGGTCCTGGGCCTGTCCGCCGCCGACGTCGTGGTCTGCTCCACCGGACTCATCGGCGAGCAGCTGCCGATGGAGAAGATCCTTCCCGGCGTGCAGGCGGCAGCGCAGGCGCTGGCGGCCGACGGCGGTGCGGCGGCCGCCGAGGCCATCATGACCACCGACACGGTGGCCAAGCAGTCCGTCTTCACCGGCAACGGCTACAGCATCGGCGGCATGGCCAAGGGCGCCGGCATGCTCGCTCCCGGGCTGGCCACCATGCTCGTGGTGCTGACCACGGACGCGCAGCTGCCGGCCGCCGGGCTGGATGCCGCCCTGCGGGCCGCCACCGCCGTCACCTTTGACCGCACGGACTCGGACGGCTGCATGTCCACCAATGACACCGTGCTGCTGATGGCCTCGGGCGCCTCCGGCACCGCTCCGCAGCCCGACGAGTTCACCGCAGGCCTCACCGAGGTCTGCCATTCGCTGGCGCAGCAGCTGATCACCGATGCCGAGGGGGCAAGCCACGACATCGCCGTCACCACGGTGAACGCCGCCACCGTGGCCGACGCCGAGACGGCCTCCCGCGCCGTCAGCCGTTCCAACCTCTTCAAGACCGCCATCTTTGGCAACGACCCCAACTGGGGACGGGTCCTGGCCGCCGTGGGCACCACCGACGCCGCCTTCGAGCCGGACCAGCTCAACGTCACCATCAACGGCGTCCAGGTCTGCCGCAACGGAGGCATCGGGGATTCCCGCGACCTGGTGGATCTGCGCGGGCGCAAAGTTACAGTGGAAATCGACCTGAATGCCGGCACGCACAGCGCCACCATCTGGACCAACGACCTGACCATGGACTATGTCCACGAAAATTCGGCCTACAGCAGCTGA
- the argH gene encoding argininosuccinate lyase, protein MNHGKPPVDPAGTAAAGSTVQGALWGGRFAGGPADALAALSKSTHFDWRLAGYDIAGSRAHARVLHTAGLLDDAELEGMLAALDALDADVRSGAYTPADSDEDVHGSLERGLIERAGPALGGKLRAGRSRNDQIATLGRMYLRDHARIIAAGVLATVDALMEQSEKHLGVAMPGRTHLQHAQPVLLSHHLLAHAWALLRDVQRLMDWDRRAAVSPYGSGALAGSSLGLDPNAVAAELGFNSAVWNSIDGTASRDVYAEFSWVAAMIGVDLSRISEEIIIWATKEFSFVTLDDAFSTGSSIMPQKKNPDVAELARGKAGRLIGDLTGLLATLKGLPLAYNRDLQEDKEPVFDAADTLEVLLPAVSGMIATLTFNTERMQALAPQGFALATDIAEWLVRQGVPFREAHELSGAAVKLAEGRGVELWDLTDEDYAGISEYLTPEVRTVLSTEGSLDSRSAQGGTARSAVEQQLAALKSEVATARSYAA, encoded by the coding sequence ATGAATCACGGCAAGCCGCCGGTTGACCCGGCCGGAACCGCAGCTGCGGGTTCCACCGTCCAGGGTGCGCTGTGGGGTGGCCGCTTTGCCGGCGGCCCCGCCGACGCCCTCGCGGCGCTGAGCAAGTCCACCCACTTCGACTGGCGGCTTGCCGGCTATGACATTGCCGGCTCGCGGGCCCACGCCCGCGTGCTGCACACCGCCGGGCTGCTCGACGACGCCGAGCTTGAGGGCATGCTGGCGGCCCTGGACGCGCTCGACGCCGATGTCCGCTCGGGCGCCTACACCCCGGCGGACTCCGATGAGGATGTCCACGGTTCCCTGGAACGCGGTCTGATCGAGCGTGCCGGCCCGGCGCTGGGCGGCAAGCTGCGCGCCGGCCGGTCCCGCAACGACCAGATCGCCACGCTGGGCCGGATGTACCTCCGCGACCACGCCCGCATCATCGCCGCCGGTGTCCTGGCGACGGTGGATGCCCTGATGGAGCAGTCGGAGAAGCATCTGGGCGTGGCCATGCCCGGCCGCACGCACCTGCAGCACGCCCAGCCGGTGCTGCTCAGCCACCACCTGCTGGCCCATGCCTGGGCGCTGCTGCGCGATGTGCAACGCCTGATGGACTGGGATCGCCGCGCTGCGGTATCCCCGTACGGCTCCGGCGCCCTGGCCGGTTCCTCGCTGGGGCTGGACCCGAATGCCGTTGCCGCCGAACTCGGTTTCAACTCGGCGGTCTGGAACTCCATCGACGGCACCGCCTCCCGCGATGTCTACGCCGAGTTCTCCTGGGTTGCGGCCATGATCGGCGTGGACCTGTCCCGGATTAGTGAGGAAATCATCATCTGGGCCACCAAGGAGTTCTCCTTTGTGACCCTTGACGATGCCTTCTCCACCGGTTCGTCGATCATGCCGCAGAAGAAGAACCCCGATGTGGCTGAGCTGGCCCGCGGCAAGGCCGGCCGCCTGATCGGTGACCTGACCGGACTGCTGGCCACGCTCAAGGGCCTGCCGCTTGCGTACAACCGGGATCTGCAGGAAGACAAGGAACCGGTGTTCGACGCTGCCGACACTCTGGAGGTCCTGCTTCCGGCGGTGTCCGGCATGATCGCCACGCTGACCTTCAACACCGAGCGCATGCAGGCACTGGCACCGCAGGGCTTTGCCCTGGCCACTGACATCGCCGAGTGGCTGGTCCGCCAGGGCGTGCCGTTCCGGGAAGCCCACGAGCTCTCCGGTGCCGCAGTGAAACTTGCGGAGGGCCGTGGCGTCGAGCTCTGGGACCTGACGGATGAGGATTACGCCGGGATTTCCGAGTACCTGACTCCCGAGGTCCGCACCGTGCTCAGCACGGAAGGCTCGCTGGACAGCCGCAGCGCCCAGGGCGGAACCGCCCGGTCCGCCGTGGAGCAGCAGCTGGCTGCGCTGAAGTCGGAAGTGGCGACGGCACGGAGCTACGCCGCGTAG
- a CDS encoding acetylornithine transaminase — protein sequence MSNAMSKQTEAQPAAEPAAAAPAVEPAAAAPDDALVSLTGTSEDWLRRYGSSLMGVFGTPQRVLVRGNGCTVWDADGKAYLDLLGGIAVNALGHAHPFLTSVITSQLATLGHVSNFFTSPPQVALAEKLLQLAGAPEGSKVFFANSGTEANEAAIKLARRNTGAAGPDGTVQRTRIIALDGAFHGRTLGALALTAKKAYREPFEPLPGGVEHIPFGDIEALRTAVDDTVAAVFIEPIQGEAGVRPLPAGYLQAAREITAAAGALLIVDEVQTGIGRTGKWFASEGVLPDAMTLAKGLGGGFPVGALITFGGTASSLLSAGQHGTTFGGNPVATAASLATLHVIESTGLLGQVQATGFHLRAALAAVPGVTEVRGEGLLIGFDLAAGPGENIAPAAVTAALEAGFIINATGPHTLRLAPPLILTRDQADDFVQALPGILAAARAAEETARAADQTARATGKTEGQS from the coding sequence ATGAGCAACGCCATGAGCAAGCAGACCGAGGCCCAGCCGGCCGCGGAGCCAGCCGCAGCCGCACCGGCCGTGGAGCCCGCCGCAGCCGCACCGGATGACGCACTGGTGAGCCTGACCGGAACCTCGGAGGACTGGCTGCGCCGCTACGGCTCCTCGCTGATGGGTGTCTTCGGCACGCCGCAGCGGGTCCTGGTCCGGGGCAACGGCTGCACGGTGTGGGACGCCGACGGCAAGGCCTACCTGGACCTGCTCGGCGGCATCGCCGTCAACGCCCTGGGCCACGCGCATCCGTTCCTGACCTCGGTGATCACCAGCCAGCTGGCCACGCTGGGCCATGTCTCCAACTTCTTCACCAGCCCTCCGCAGGTGGCGCTGGCGGAGAAGCTGCTGCAGCTGGCCGGGGCGCCGGAGGGATCGAAGGTCTTTTTCGCCAATTCCGGCACCGAAGCCAACGAAGCAGCGATCAAACTGGCGCGCCGCAACACCGGCGCCGCGGGCCCGGACGGCACCGTGCAGCGGACCCGCATCATTGCCCTCGACGGCGCCTTCCACGGCCGCACCCTCGGCGCGCTGGCGCTGACGGCGAAGAAGGCCTACCGGGAACCCTTTGAACCGCTGCCCGGGGGAGTGGAGCACATCCCGTTCGGGGACATCGAGGCGCTCCGCACGGCAGTCGACGACACCGTTGCCGCGGTCTTCATCGAACCGATCCAGGGTGAAGCCGGCGTCCGCCCGCTGCCCGCCGGCTACCTGCAGGCCGCGCGGGAGATCACCGCTGCCGCCGGCGCGCTGCTGATCGTGGACGAGGTCCAGACCGGCATCGGCCGCACCGGAAAGTGGTTCGCCTCCGAGGGCGTGCTGCCCGATGCGATGACCCTGGCCAAGGGCCTGGGCGGCGGCTTCCCCGTCGGCGCGCTGATCACCTTCGGCGGAACGGCGTCGTCGCTGCTCTCCGCCGGCCAGCACGGCACCACGTTCGGCGGGAATCCGGTCGCGACCGCCGCCTCGCTGGCCACGCTGCACGTCATCGAGTCCACCGGGCTGCTCGGTCAAGTCCAGGCCACGGGATTCCACCTGCGCGCCGCCCTGGCCGCGGTTCCGGGCGTCACCGAGGTCCGCGGCGAAGGTCTGCTCATCGGGTTCGACCTGGCTGCCGGTCCCGGCGAGAACATTGCCCCCGCGGCGGTGACCGCCGCGCTCGAGGCCGGATTCATCATCAACGCCACGGGACCGCACACCCTGCGCCTGGCGCCGCCGCTGATCCTGACCCGCGACCAGGCCGACGATTTTGTGCAAGCACTGCCCGGGATCCTGGCCGCCGCCCGGGCCGCCGAAGAAACCGCCCGCGCCGCCGACCAGACAGCCCGGGCCACCGGAAAGACAGAAGGACAATCATGA
- a CDS encoding argininosuccinate synthase, translated as MSERIVLAYSGGLDTSVAIGWIAEATGAEVIAVAVDVGQGGESLETIRQRALSCGAVEAYVADARDEFASEYCMPALKANGLYMDSYPLVSALSRPVIVKHLVAAARQFGATTVSHGCTGKGNDQVRFEVGIQTLGPDLKCIAPVRDLALTRDKAIAFAEEKNLPIVTTKKNPFSIDANVWGRAVETGFLEDIWNGPTPDVYEYTSDPAAGLPADEVVITFKEGIPVAIDGKPVTPLQAIEQMNRRAGAQGIGRIDIVEDRLVGIKSREIYEAPGAMALMAAHRELENVTVEREQARFKKTVGQRWTELVYDGQWFSPLKKSLDAFIEDTQKYVSGDIRMTLESGRAVVTGRRSDTSLYDFNLATYDTGDSFDQSMARGFIELFGMSSKVASGRDQRAAEGK; from the coding sequence GTGAGCGAACGCATTGTTCTGGCCTACTCCGGTGGCCTCGATACATCGGTGGCCATCGGCTGGATTGCCGAAGCGACAGGTGCCGAAGTCATCGCAGTGGCGGTCGACGTCGGACAGGGCGGCGAGTCCCTGGAGACCATCCGCCAGCGCGCCCTCTCCTGCGGCGCCGTCGAAGCATACGTGGCAGACGCCCGGGACGAATTCGCTTCCGAGTACTGCATGCCCGCGCTGAAGGCCAACGGCCTGTACATGGATTCCTACCCGCTGGTCTCCGCGCTGTCCCGCCCGGTGATCGTCAAGCACCTGGTCGCCGCAGCCCGCCAGTTCGGTGCCACCACCGTCTCCCACGGCTGCACCGGCAAGGGCAACGACCAGGTCCGCTTCGAAGTCGGCATCCAGACCCTGGGCCCGGACCTGAAGTGCATCGCCCCGGTCCGCGACCTGGCCCTGACCCGCGACAAGGCCATTGCCTTTGCCGAGGAGAAGAACCTGCCGATCGTCACCACCAAGAAGAACCCGTTCTCCATCGATGCCAACGTCTGGGGACGCGCCGTGGAGACCGGCTTCCTGGAAGACATCTGGAACGGCCCCACTCCGGACGTGTACGAGTACACCTCCGATCCCGCCGCCGGCCTGCCCGCCGACGAAGTGGTCATCACCTTCAAGGAAGGCATTCCGGTCGCGATTGACGGCAAGCCCGTCACTCCGCTGCAGGCCATCGAACAGATGAACCGCCGCGCCGGTGCCCAGGGCATTGGCCGGATCGACATCGTCGAAGACCGCCTCGTGGGCATCAAGAGCCGCGAAATCTACGAAGCCCCCGGAGCCATGGCCCTGATGGCCGCGCACCGCGAACTGGAAAACGTCACGGTCGAACGCGAGCAGGCACGCTTCAAGAAGACCGTCGGCCAGCGCTGGACCGAACTGGTCTACGACGGCCAGTGGTTCTCCCCGCTGAAGAAGTCCCTGGACGCGTTTATCGAGGACACCCAGAAGTACGTCTCCGGCGACATCCGCATGACCCTGGAAAGCGGCCGCGCCGTGGTGACCGGACGCCGTTCCGACACCTCGCTGTACGACTTCAACCTGGCCACGTACGACACCGGTGACAGCTTCGACCAGTCAATGGCGCGCGGTTTCATCGAGCTGTTCGGCATGTCCTCCAAGGTGGCCTCCGGCCGCGACCAGCGTGCAGCAGAAGGTAAGTAG
- the argB gene encoding acetylglutamate kinase, with product MSTPTQANEQLAAQDKAATLIEALPWIQRFAGSIMVIKYGGNAMVNDELRRAFAEDIVFLHHVGVHPVVVHGGGPQISALLDRLGIKSEFKGGLRVTTPEAMDAVRMVLTGQVGRELVGMINAHGPYAVGLSGEDGGLLQAVRIGTVIDGEDVDLGLVGEVTGVNPGAIVDLIEAGRIPVISTVAPEVDDDGGLTSQVLNVNADTAAAALAVALGASRLVVLTDVEGLYADWSDKSSLISSLTAGELRAMLPTLEAGMIPKMGACLAAVDGGVDRAAVVDGRMAHSMLLEVFTTAGIGTQVVPEEQA from the coding sequence ATGAGTACACCCACGCAAGCCAACGAACAGCTGGCCGCCCAGGACAAGGCCGCCACGCTCATCGAAGCGCTGCCCTGGATCCAGCGGTTCGCCGGCAGCATCATGGTGATCAAGTACGGCGGCAACGCCATGGTCAACGATGAGCTGCGCCGCGCGTTCGCGGAGGACATCGTCTTCCTGCACCACGTCGGTGTGCACCCCGTGGTCGTGCACGGCGGCGGGCCGCAGATCAGCGCGCTGCTCGACCGTTTGGGCATCAAGTCCGAATTCAAGGGCGGGCTGCGCGTCACCACGCCCGAAGCCATGGACGCCGTCCGGATGGTCCTCACCGGCCAGGTGGGCCGCGAACTGGTGGGCATGATCAACGCCCACGGGCCCTACGCCGTCGGCCTTTCCGGTGAAGACGGCGGACTGCTGCAGGCCGTGCGCATCGGTACCGTCATTGACGGTGAAGACGTGGACCTCGGGCTCGTCGGGGAAGTCACCGGCGTCAATCCCGGCGCCATCGTCGACCTGATCGAGGCCGGCCGCATTCCCGTCATCTCCACAGTGGCTCCGGAAGTCGACGACGACGGCGGCCTGACCAGCCAGGTGCTCAACGTCAACGCCGACACCGCGGCAGCCGCACTGGCCGTCGCCCTGGGCGCCTCGCGGCTGGTGGTGCTCACCGACGTCGAGGGCCTGTACGCGGACTGGTCGGACAAGTCCTCGCTGATTTCATCACTCACCGCCGGGGAGCTGCGCGCGATGCTGCCCACGCTGGAAGCCGGCATGATCCCCAAGATGGGTGCCTGCCTGGCCGCGGTCGACGGCGGCGTGGACCGTGCCGCCGTCGTGGACGGGCGGATGGCGCACTCCATGCTGCTGGAGGTCTTCACCACCGCCGGCATCGGCACCCAGGTAGTTCCGGAGGAGCAGGCATGA
- a CDS encoding pyridoxamine 5'-phosphate oxidase family protein: MSDSFRRMLRALPDFPDNLPRFDPAAAPADPSDLFRSWLDEALAAGVSQPHAFSLATADAAGNLSSRMLILKELDDDGWHFATSRTSRKGRELSENPRAAMNFYWSELGRQIRVSGTVVQLSEAASARDWAERPAADGSENPEWQLYALQPVEIEFWQADPGRRHIRHRYDL; the protein is encoded by the coding sequence ATGAGCGACTCCTTCCGGCGGATGCTGCGCGCCCTGCCCGACTTCCCGGACAACCTCCCGCGGTTCGACCCCGCGGCGGCCCCTGCGGATCCGTCCGACCTGTTCCGGTCCTGGCTGGACGAGGCCCTGGCTGCCGGAGTCAGCCAGCCCCATGCCTTCTCACTGGCCACCGCTGACGCAGCCGGAAACCTGTCCTCCCGCATGCTCATCCTCAAGGAACTCGACGACGACGGCTGGCACTTCGCGACGTCGCGCACCTCCCGTAAGGGCCGGGAACTGTCGGAGAACCCGCGGGCCGCCATGAACTTTTACTGGTCCGAGCTGGGACGGCAGATCCGCGTCAGCGGCACCGTGGTGCAGCTGTCCGAGGCGGCCTCGGCGCGTGACTGGGCGGAGCGGCCGGCTGCCGATGGTTCGGAAAACCCCGAGTGGCAGCTCTACGCCCTCCAGCCGGTCGAGATTGAATTCTGGCAGGCAGATCCGGGCCGGCGGCATATCCGGCACCGTTATGATCTGTGA
- a CDS encoding arginine repressor, with protein sequence MSMPATKTARQARIRALLTGLSVRSQAELAALLADDGVQVTQATLSRDLVELGAVRMRGKEGVLVYAVPSEGGERAPKSGVTQEVLDARLARLCGELLVTAEASGNIVVLRTPPGAANFLALAIDHSVLPSILGTIAGDDTVLMVTREPNGGADVAARFLRIADEATANGQAPDSRIL encoded by the coding sequence ATGAGCATGCCTGCCACCAAAACCGCCCGCCAGGCGCGCATCCGTGCCCTGCTGACGGGACTGTCGGTCCGCTCACAGGCCGAACTCGCCGCCCTGCTGGCCGACGACGGCGTCCAGGTCACCCAGGCCACGCTCTCCCGCGACCTGGTGGAGCTGGGCGCGGTGCGCATGCGAGGCAAGGAGGGAGTGCTGGTGTACGCAGTGCCCTCCGAAGGCGGCGAGCGCGCGCCGAAATCGGGAGTCACGCAGGAGGTTCTGGACGCCCGGCTGGCCCGGCTCTGCGGGGAACTGCTGGTCACGGCCGAGGCCTCGGGAAACATCGTGGTGCTGCGGACGCCTCCGGGCGCTGCAAACTTCCTGGCCCTGGCCATCGACCACTCGGTGCTGCCGTCCATCCTGGGCACCATCGCCGGGGATGACACCGTGCTGATGGTCACCCGCGAGCCCAACGGCGGCGCCGACGTCGCAGCGCGCTTCCTGCGCATCGCCGACGAGGCCACTGCCAATGGCCAGGCCCCGGACAGCCGCATTCTCTAG
- a CDS encoding maleylpyruvate isomerase family mycothiol-dependent enzyme, translated as MTGLPDVPGVAPPAVSKPEPRPTPSQLVAILDAAAADFRDRIRFLTDDDVRAPSQLPGWSRGHVLAHVSGVADGMARQLEYAVRGETIELYDGGAEGRNRAIEEGAVLNADRHRRELSTSLDRVLAAFHGLQAADWQAPISYRSGVVRDGGLALWRELVIHLTDLGVGVEADTWSPQLCEHLFGFLSARVPVGVRLRLQPLGLAPRVLGGSAPGEPVSSTVSVNGMATDIAAWLAGRTPNLASLRAEAAADGVDLPKLLPWPSALPTK; from the coding sequence ATGACTGGTCTCCCTGATGTTCCCGGCGTTGCACCCCCTGCTGTTTCCAAACCGGAGCCCCGGCCCACCCCCTCGCAGCTGGTGGCCATCCTGGACGCGGCGGCTGCGGACTTCCGGGATCGCATTCGATTCCTTACCGACGACGACGTCCGCGCTCCCTCGCAGCTCCCGGGCTGGTCCCGCGGGCATGTGCTGGCGCATGTGTCGGGTGTCGCTGACGGCATGGCCCGGCAACTTGAGTACGCAGTCCGCGGAGAAACGATCGAGCTGTACGACGGCGGCGCCGAAGGGCGGAACCGGGCGATCGAAGAAGGCGCGGTGCTGAATGCCGACCGCCACCGCCGCGAACTCAGCACCTCGCTGGACCGCGTGCTCGCGGCGTTCCACGGGCTGCAGGCAGCCGACTGGCAGGCTCCGATTTCCTATCGCAGCGGCGTCGTTCGGGACGGCGGCCTGGCGTTGTGGCGGGAACTGGTCATTCACCTCACGGACCTGGGTGTCGGAGTGGAGGCCGACACCTGGTCGCCGCAGCTTTGCGAGCACCTGTTCGGTTTCCTCTCGGCCCGGGTTCCCGTCGGAGTACGCCTCAGGCTGCAGCCGCTCGGTCTGGCGCCCCGCGTCCTGGGCGGTTCCGCCCCGGGGGAGCCGGTTTCCAGCACCGTTTCGGTGAACGGCATGGCAACAGACATCGCCGCCTGGCTGGCTGGACGAACTCCGAATCTTGCCAGCCTGCGCGCAGAAGCCGCAGCCGACGGCGTGGACCTGCCCAAACTCCTGCCCTGGCCGTCGGCGCTGCCAACGAAATAG
- the argF gene encoding ornithine carbamoyltransferase: MTRHFLVDTDLTQAEQTEVLDLADALKQDRYKYQPFAGAAAGRKTVAVIFDKTSTRTRVSFAAGVADLGGVPLIIGAGDSQLGHKESVADTTKVLERMVSTIVWRTYAQSGLEEMAANSGVPVINALSDDYHPCQLLADLMTIREHKGTLAGLTLTYLGDCANNMANSYLLAGVTAGMHVRVAGPVGYLPDPLIVDAAAVRAEETGGSVMITTDAAEALAGADVVATDTWVSMGQEDEKAARSELFRSYAVDAAAMAQAADDAVVLHCLPAYRGYEIAAEVIDGPQSVVWDEAENRLHAQKALMVWLMARSGLTGVPEGAV, encoded by the coding sequence ATGACCCGCCATTTCCTAGTCGACACCGACCTCACCCAGGCCGAGCAGACCGAAGTTCTGGATCTTGCCGACGCGCTGAAGCAGGACCGCTACAAGTATCAGCCGTTCGCCGGCGCCGCCGCCGGCCGCAAGACCGTTGCCGTCATCTTCGACAAGACGTCCACCCGCACCCGGGTGTCCTTCGCCGCCGGAGTGGCCGATCTCGGCGGCGTGCCGCTGATCATCGGAGCGGGCGACTCCCAGCTCGGCCACAAGGAAAGCGTTGCCGACACCACGAAGGTGCTCGAGCGGATGGTCTCCACCATCGTCTGGCGCACCTACGCCCAGTCCGGGCTGGAAGAAATGGCCGCGAATTCCGGGGTTCCCGTGATCAACGCGCTCTCCGACGACTATCACCCGTGCCAGCTGCTGGCGGACCTGATGACCATCCGCGAGCACAAGGGCACCCTCGCCGGCCTGACCCTGACCTATCTGGGAGACTGCGCCAACAACATGGCCAACTCCTATCTGCTGGCCGGCGTCACGGCCGGCATGCACGTTCGGGTAGCCGGTCCCGTGGGCTACCTGCCCGATCCCCTGATTGTCGACGCCGCTGCCGTCCGTGCCGAGGAAACCGGCGGGTCGGTGATGATCACCACCGATGCGGCCGAGGCGCTGGCGGGAGCCGACGTCGTCGCCACCGACACCTGGGTCTCCATGGGCCAGGAAGATGAGAAGGCCGCCCGCTCCGAGCTGTTCCGCAGCTACGCCGTGGACGCCGCAGCGATGGCGCAGGCGGCGGATGACGCCGTCGTGCTCCACTGCCTGCCGGCCTACCGCGGGTACGAAATTGCCGCCGAGGTCATCGACGGCCCGCAGTCAGTGGTCTGGGACGAGGCCGAAAACCGGCTGCACGCGCAGAAGGCGCTGATGGTGTGGCTGATGGCCCGCTCGGGCCTGACCGGGGTTCCGGAGGGCGCAGTATGA